A part of Sebastes fasciatus isolate fSebFas1 chromosome 10, fSebFas1.pri, whole genome shotgun sequence genomic DNA contains:
- the egr1 gene encoding early growth response protein 1, translated as MAAAKTEMILPTLQISEPLSFPHSPMDNYPKLEEVMMLSSAGTPFLTASAPEGAGFGSGEPGDQYDHLTGDTLPDIPFNCEKSVGEQTYQTQRLPPISYTGRFTLEPATTCSNSLWAEPILGLFTGLMGNIAPSSSSAASLTTSSSSSSIPSSTSSSSTSSSQSLSSSIHHNEPNPIYSAAPTYSSSNSDIFPDQGQVFSSSAGSVQYPPPAYPNGKTCNTSFPVPMIPDYLFPQQQGEISLVPLDQKPFQSQSSQPSLTPLSTIKAFATQTGSQDLKSVYQSQLIKPSRMRKYPTRPSKTPPHERPYACPVETCDRRFSRSDELTRHIRIHTGQKPFQCRICMRNFSRSDHLTTHIRTHTGEKPFACEICGRKFARSDERKRHTKIHLRQKDKKAEKAGAVVVTAAPVSAASPASSYPSPITSYPSPVSSYPSPVTSCYSSPVHTSYPSPSIATTYPSVSMSSSFQSQLASSFPSSISSNIYSSPVPTPLSDMQSTLSPRTIEIC; from the exons ATGGCTGCAGCCAAGACCGAGATGATCCTCCCAACCCTGCAGATCTCAGAGCCTCTGAGCTTCCCTCACTCCCCCATGGATAACTACCCCAAGCTGGAGGAAGTGATGATGCTCAGCTCTGCAGGGACCCCCTTCCTCACCGCCTCCGCACCCGAAGGTGCAGGCTTTGGCTCCGGGGAGCCAGGAGACCAGTACGACCACCTCACTGGAG ATACGTTACCTGATATCCCCTTCAACTGTGAGAAGTCAGTGGGAGAGCAGACCTACCAAACCCAGAGGCTGCCCCCCATCTCCTACACGGGCCGCTTCACCCTGGAGCCCGCCACCACCTGCAGCAACAGCCTCTGGGCGGAGCCCATCTTGGGCCTGTTCACAGGTCTGATGGGCAACATTGCCCCCAGCTCTTCCTCTGCTGCCTCACTAACcacctcgtcctcctcttcatccataccgtcctccacttcctcctcttctacctCCTCATCTCAGAGCCTCAGCTCCTCCATTCACCACAATGAGCCCAACCCCATCTACTCAGCCGCCCCAACCTACTCCAGCTCCAACTCTGACATCTTCCCGGACCAGGGCCAGGTTTTTTCCAGCTCGGCTGGATCAGTGCAGTACCCTCCCCCGGCCTACCCCAACGGCAAGACCTGCAACACTAGCTTCCCCGTGCCCATGATCCCTGACTACCTCTTCCCTCAGCAGCAGGGAGAGATCAGCCTGGTGCCCCTCGACCAAAAGCCCTTCCAGAGTCAGTCAAGCCAGCCCTCCCTCACTCCTCTGTCCACCATCAAGGCCTTTGCCACCCAGACTGGTTCCCAGGACTTAAAGAGCGTCTACCAGTCCCAGCTGATTAAGCCCAGCCGCATGCGCAAGTACCCAACCCGGCCGAGCAAGACGCCCCCTCACGAGAGGCCCTACGCTTGCCCCGTGGAGACCTGCGATCGGCGCTTCTCCCGCTCGGATGAGCTGACGCGTCACATCCGCATCCACACGGGCCAGAAGCCCTTCCAGTGCCGCATCTGCATGCGCAACTTCAGCCGCAGTGACCACCTGACAACGCACATCCGCACTCACACCGGCGAGAAGCCCTTCGCCTGCGAGATATGCGGACGCAAGTTTGCCCGCAGCGACGAGAGGAAGAGGCACACAAAGATCCACCTACGGCAGAAGGACAAGAAAGCGGAGAAGGCAGGAGCAGTGGTGGTGACGGCGGCGCCGGTATCAGCCGCTTCGCCCGCTTCCAGTTACCCGTCTCCCATCACCTCTTACCCCTCTCCAGTGTCGTCCTACCCCTCTCCCGTCACCTCCTGCTACTCCTCTCCGGTCCACACCTCCTATCCATCTCCGTCCATCGCCACCACCTACCCATCGGTGTCCATGTCCAGCAGCTTTCAGTCCCAGCTCGcctcctccttcccctcctcaATCTCCTCCAACATCTACAGCTCTCCCGTCCCCACCCCGCTATCAGACATGCAGTCCACTCTCTCCCCAAGGACAATCGAGATCTGCTAA